The sequence TAATTCCTGCAGATAAATTTCTGAGTGGAGCGGGAATCTGGTTTAGAAATTTTCCCTGCTTTAATAAAAAGTCGTATCGGTTGTAGCCTGCAAAAACTTCGTCGCCCCCGTCTGCACTTAATACCACTTTTACTTTGTCACGCGAAAGTTTGCTCACCAACATTGTAGGAATGGCGCTTTGATCGCCAAAAGGCTCGTCGTAAATAGAAGTCAGGTAAGGAATTAAGTCAAGCGCATCTTTTTCTTCGCAATAAATTTCCGTATGATCTGTGCCCAGGTAGTTTGCTGTTTCTTTAGCGTAGGGTGCTTCATTAAGGGAAGAATCTTTAATGCCAATTGTAAAGGTTTGTAATTTTTTGGAACTCCCAGCCATCAATAGTGCTGTTAAACAAGTACTGTCATAACCTCCACTTAAAAATACGCCCACTGGAACGTCACTTACCATGCGGTACCTGAAGGCTGACATTAAAATATCTTCTGTTTGGGTTTTTGCGTCTTCGAAAGATATGTTAAGTTTCGGTTTATTATAAGCGTTGTAAACATTCCAATACTGGTGTTCGCTGATGGTTATTTTTTCAGGATTTATTTTTAAATAATGTCCGGCTTTTAATTTATAACAATGATTAAAAATGCAATAAGGAGTTGGTACGTTCCCATGCTGAGCAAATGCTGCAACGGCGTCGAGATTTAGTTCTTTCTTGAAGCCGGGGTGTTGATGAAAAGCTTTGAGCTCTGAAGCAAAAAGAAATAAATTATTTGCAAAATAATAGAAGAAAGGTTTTACACCAGCCCGGTCGCGCGCGCAATAAATTTCATTTTTTGCAGAATCATAAATCACAAATACAAACATGCCAATGAATTTTTCCAGGCAGTTTATTCCCCAAGCGTCAAAAGCCTGGAGTATGACTTCAGTATCTGAATCGCTTTGAAAAAAATTTCCGTTTTGCTGAAGTTCTTTTTTTATCTCCTTGTAGTTATATATTTCGCCGTTAAAAGTGATGTGCAGGTTTTTATGCTGCATGGGTTGGCTCCCGTTATTACTTAGATCGATGATTGAAAGACGGCGGTGAGCTAAACCCAGCTGGAAATTACCTTTTTCCTGCAGGAAAGTTCCTGACCCATCTGGACCTCTGTGTGCGAGCGTATCAGACATTTTAGTGAGAATGTCTGGTGTAGATTTTTTATTAAAATCTATAAATCCTGCAATGCCGCACATACTATAAATTCAGAATTTTGGAATTGTTTTTAATGGCTACCAATGGCTATTTTGCTAAAATAAGGGTATCTTCTTTTTCTTCCTGAAACTCCTTTTGTTTCGTGCCAAAGTGAGCTTTTGCATAGAGGGAAATTAGTAGCAAGCCCAAACAAACAGGCAATAAGTAGGTGCAAACATTCATTGTTTGATGCAAAAGTTTCATGTTTTTTGCAGGAAGTTTATTCACTTCGCCATAGGAATGTCTTTCTAAAATTTTATCAAATAACGGTCTTGGTAAACGTTTTTCGTAAGCCTTATAGAGCAAATCCTTTTTTGTGAGATAATAATCAAGGCTCATGTGACTATCTTCGATTACTCCCCAATCTGGTTCAATGCTAACATCGTAAAGGTGCCAGCCTCCCTGGTAATGTACCTCACACAAATAGTGACCCGGACCCTCGTCAAATCCAAGTCCAACACTCCGCACGTTAATACCTTTCTTTTTAAGTATTTCCATAAAGACAGAGGTTTGCTGACTGCAAATGGCTTCAGAATGATTCAGGATATCATCAGATATCACTATAAAAGAAATGTGCGACCAAAGCGTTTTTCCAACTAACCAGGCTATCCAGTTTTCAGAAAATGAATATTTGAGATCTTCGTGGTAAAAACGTTTTTTAATAATTTCGCTTAAATTCAACGCGTACTCTGTTGTATCAAATGAAACAGTTGTTTTATTTTTTTCATAAGTGGCATCAGCGTAGGCAATCAGTTGATTTAAAGTAGAAAATTTTTTCAGCTCCGCCGAATATTTTTCATTTTTAGATCTGTTGGGTTCGGCAGGCGTCCATAATTTAGCAAGAAGTGGAATCAGGCTTAGGGCAAATAAAACAAGGACTAATCTTTGTTTATGAGATCTTGAAAGTTGTAACATGTGTCTAGATAGTTCAACAAATAGCACTAAGGTTTCT is a genomic window of Sphingobacteriaceae bacterium containing:
- the asnB gene encoding asparagine synthase (glutamine-hydrolyzing), coding for MCGIAGFIDFNKKSTPDILTKMSDTLAHRGPDGSGTFLQEKGNFQLGLAHRRLSIIDLSNNGSQPMQHKNLHITFNGEIYNYKEIKKELQQNGNFFQSDSDTEVILQAFDAWGINCLEKFIGMFVFVIYDSAKNEIYCARDRAGVKPFFYYFANNLFLFASELKAFHQHPGFKKELNLDAVAAFAQHGNVPTPYCIFNHCYKLKAGHYLKINPEKITISEHQYWNVYNAYNKPKLNISFEDAKTQTEDILMSAFRYRMVSDVPVGVFLSGGYDSTCLTALLMAGSSKKLQTFTIGIKDSSLNEAPYAKETANYLGTDHTEIYCEEKDALDLIPYLTSIYDEPFGDQSAIPTMLVSKLSRDKVKVVLSADGGDEVFAGYNRYDFLLKQGKFLNQIPAPLRNLSAGIMSKISAEKLPVVGKRYNFANRYEKLKMLLRDPSAEKFMFSMSTQYSEKEFKNLISHPYQALNTAYHAQELKKEFYTDLSYMMAIDYQTYMLDDILQKVDRATMAFGLEGREPFLDHRIIEYAAQLPDDFKYHKGIKKYILREITHKYVPKKMLDRPKMGFAIPLENWLCKELKPLVTEYLSPEQINRSGVFHASYVSQLLKNFYDGKKELGQKIWYLLMFQMWYKKWMN